Proteins encoded in a region of the Roseateles sp. SL47 genome:
- a CDS encoding zinc-binding dehydrogenase: MQHKSPNPGSTPLPSHYQAWTWQGSAEPLALTLQSVPMPLLAAGEVLVRNAAIGLNPVDWKVLGGGLTTWQAGHIPGVDGAGEVVAIGPQVSESWLGRRVAYHTSLHGHGSFSEYAPVSARALLVMPDGLGFETAAAVPCPALTAWIALEKLPTRPGQSLLVTGAGGSVGHYLVQLAKCRAFVVTAMANARHQEALKAIGADEWKVGPLPERQSWTDRRCFNAVIDTVSGDHAERMAAALKANGHLVCIQDRVTTWPCAAFGLTLSMHEVALGALHVHGDDLAWRHLTEAGESLLSQVQQGRLLVPAREVRAFDALPQFLDDLRHRRFAGKPVVQLG, encoded by the coding sequence ATGCAGCACAAATCACCCAATCCCGGGTCCACCCCACTACCCAGCCACTACCAGGCCTGGACCTGGCAAGGCAGCGCCGAGCCGCTGGCGCTGACCTTGCAGTCCGTACCCATGCCGCTCCTGGCCGCCGGTGAGGTGCTCGTGCGCAATGCCGCCATTGGCTTGAATCCGGTGGACTGGAAGGTGCTCGGGGGCGGACTCACCACGTGGCAGGCTGGACACATTCCTGGCGTCGATGGAGCCGGAGAAGTGGTGGCTATCGGGCCGCAAGTCTCCGAGTCCTGGCTGGGGCGCCGCGTTGCTTATCACACCAGCCTGCACGGCCACGGCAGCTTCTCGGAATATGCGCCTGTGTCGGCCCGCGCGCTGCTGGTCATGCCTGATGGACTGGGCTTTGAAACGGCGGCTGCGGTGCCCTGCCCTGCGCTCACGGCATGGATCGCGCTGGAGAAGCTCCCCACTCGGCCCGGGCAGTCGCTGCTGGTCACAGGCGCCGGTGGATCGGTCGGTCACTATCTGGTGCAACTGGCCAAGTGCCGGGCGTTTGTTGTGACCGCGATGGCCAACGCTCGACACCAGGAAGCGTTGAAGGCCATCGGCGCCGATGAATGGAAGGTCGGGCCTTTGCCGGAGAGGCAATCGTGGACGGATCGCCGCTGCTTTAATGCGGTGATCGACACCGTCAGTGGGGATCACGCCGAACGGATGGCGGCTGCGTTGAAGGCCAACGGCCACCTCGTCTGTATTCAGGACCGCGTGACCACTTGGCCCTGCGCGGCATTTGGGTTGACCTTGTCGATGCATGAAGTGGCCCTGGGCGCGCTGCATGTGCATGGGGACGATCTGGCTTGGCGGCACTTGACCGAGGCGGGCGAGTCCCTGCTGTCGCAAGTGCAACAAGGCCGCTTGCTGGTCCCTGCGCGCGAAGTCCGTGCGTTCGATGCGTTGCCGCAGTTCCTGGACGATCTTCGCCATCGGCGCTTCGCGGGCAAACCGGTGGTGCAACTGGGCTGA
- a CDS encoding lactoylglutathione lyase family protein — MSKLPQPYPRSFSHIGLSVTDLDAAVRFYTEIMGWYLIMPPTTIHEDSSAIGVMCTDVFGAGWGAFRIAHLSTGDRIGVEIFQFPNAQKPANNFEYWKTGVFHFCVQDPDVEGLAAKIVAAGGKQRMPVREYFPGEKPYRMVYMEDPFGNILEIYSHSYELTYAAGAYPSS, encoded by the coding sequence ATGTCCAAGCTTCCCCAGCCTTATCCGAGGAGCTTCTCCCACATCGGTCTTTCCGTGACCGACCTCGACGCCGCAGTCCGGTTCTACACCGAGATCATGGGCTGGTACCTCATCATGCCGCCCACCACCATTCACGAAGACAGCAGCGCCATTGGCGTGATGTGTACCGACGTGTTTGGGGCGGGGTGGGGCGCTTTCCGCATCGCTCATCTCTCCACCGGCGACCGCATTGGTGTCGAAATCTTCCAGTTCCCGAATGCCCAGAAGCCAGCCAACAACTTCGAGTACTGGAAAACCGGCGTCTTCCACTTTTGCGTCCAGGACCCGGATGTGGAAGGGCTTGCCGCCAAGATCGTCGCGGCCGGTGGCAAGCAGCGCATGCCGGTGCGCGAGTACTTCCCCGGCGAGAAGCCGTACCGCATGGTCTACATGGAAGACCCGTTCGGCAACATTCTGGAAATCTACAGCCATAGCTACGAACTGACCTACGCGGCGGGCGCGTATCCATCGTCTTGA
- a CDS encoding LysR family transcriptional regulator, which produces MVNPQWARSFVTLVETGGFTRAADRLGLTQAAVSQHVRHLEDEFGPLLIRRPRQIELTPAGQALLEYCHEVASAAKRMQLRLSDAGDASARCGEVSFITPGSVGLALYPLLLRLQLAHRGLVIRHRFAPDVEARQAVLSQQYELGLVTLRPSDRQLSATPFLEETLELVVPAGETVTGWEDLARIGFIDHPDGQAMATRLLMRHLPGNPGIRNIPCHGFSNQIALILEPVARGLGFTVIPRHARQAFARPDALQVIELGPPMVDTLWLIHRAEWPLSARSVWVLNQIREAWPATGTLPR; this is translated from the coding sequence ATGGTCAACCCACAATGGGCACGTTCCTTCGTCACGCTGGTGGAGACCGGTGGCTTCACGCGCGCTGCGGACCGGCTGGGCCTGACGCAAGCAGCCGTGAGCCAGCATGTGCGCCATCTGGAGGATGAGTTCGGGCCGCTGCTGATCCGTCGGCCTCGCCAGATCGAGTTGACCCCGGCCGGACAGGCGTTGCTCGAGTACTGCCACGAGGTGGCTAGTGCCGCCAAGCGGATGCAGCTGCGGCTCAGTGATGCCGGCGATGCCAGCGCCCGCTGTGGCGAGGTGAGCTTCATCACACCGGGCAGTGTGGGTTTGGCGCTGTACCCGCTACTGCTGCGCTTGCAGCTCGCACACCGTGGCCTCGTCATTCGCCACCGGTTCGCGCCGGACGTTGAAGCACGGCAGGCGGTGTTGAGTCAGCAGTACGAACTGGGCTTGGTCACACTCAGGCCAAGCGACCGTCAACTCAGCGCCACGCCGTTTCTGGAGGAGACGCTGGAACTGGTGGTGCCCGCAGGTGAAACCGTGACCGGCTGGGAGGACCTGGCGCGAATCGGTTTCATCGACCATCCGGACGGCCAGGCCATGGCCACCCGACTGCTGATGCGCCATCTGCCGGGCAATCCCGGCATTCGCAATATTCCTTGTCATGGCTTCAGCAATCAGATTGCGCTGATCCTGGAACCGGTGGCACGAGGTCTCGGATTCACGGTGATCCCAAGGCATGCGCGACAGGCTTTTGCGCGGCCCGATGCGTTGCAGGTGATTGAACTGGGGCCGCCGATGGTGGACACGCTGTGGCTGATTCACCGCGCCGAGTGGCCGCTGTCGGCCCGTTCGGTCTGGGTGCTGAATCAGATTCGGGAGGCTTGGCCGGCGACCGGCACCTTGCCCCGCTAA
- a CDS encoding polysaccharide deacetylase family protein, producing MTPSPAPRDAKRNFWPDDIRLVISISMQFEAGGQPLKGTDSPFPKVDFPAHVMSDPGANTWFAYGYREGIPRMLDLWDKHGVKVTSHMIGEAAMKHPALAREIVARGHEAAAHGPRWSSQYALSKDDERRFIAEGTRMVEEVTGKRPSGYNCNWMRRSPNTLSLLQEMGYLYHIDDLSRDEPFIELVNGKDFVVVPYTLRNNDILLVEGRYYSPDQFLSQIKREFDAMYEEAGFRRRMMSISAHDRISGSPQMVSAWDEFLTYVRRKPGIAFMRKDDIVRFALNRPDILREPETI from the coding sequence ATGACCCCCTCCCCTGCCCCACGCGATGCCAAGCGCAACTTCTGGCCCGACGACATTCGGCTGGTGATTTCCATTTCGATGCAGTTTGAGGCCGGAGGCCAGCCCCTGAAGGGCACGGACAGCCCGTTCCCGAAAGTGGACTTCCCCGCCCATGTCATGTCGGACCCGGGCGCCAATACGTGGTTTGCGTATGGATACCGCGAGGGCATTCCTCGCATGCTGGACTTGTGGGACAAGCATGGTGTGAAAGTGACCTCCCACATGATCGGAGAGGCGGCCATGAAGCATCCGGCGCTGGCTCGAGAGATCGTCGCCAGAGGGCATGAGGCGGCCGCCCACGGGCCTCGCTGGAGCTCCCAATATGCACTGAGCAAAGACGACGAACGGCGATTCATTGCGGAGGGCACCCGCATGGTCGAGGAGGTGACGGGGAAGCGGCCGTCCGGCTACAACTGCAACTGGATGCGCCGTAGCCCGAATACGCTGTCTCTGCTGCAGGAAATGGGCTATCTCTATCACATCGATGACCTGAGCCGCGACGAACCGTTCATCGAACTGGTCAATGGCAAGGACTTCGTGGTGGTGCCCTACACCTTGCGAAACAACGACATTCTGTTGGTGGAGGGACGGTACTATTCGCCGGATCAATTCCTTTCGCAGATCAAACGAGAGTTTGATGCGATGTATGAGGAGGCGGGGTTCAGGCGCCGCATGATGTCGATCAGCGCCCATGACCGTATCAGCGGCTCTCCCCAGATGGTGAGCGCGTGGGACGAGTTCCTCACCTACGTCCGGCGCAAGCCCGGCATCGCCTTCATGCGCAAGGATGACATCGTCCGCTTTGCGCTCAATCGGCCGGACATCCTGCGCGAGCCAGAAACCATCTAG
- a CDS encoding SDR family oxidoreductase produces MSGWALWTGRQPCSPGSAPRHTGGHLRHFFQSFKNQTEAGSVGDMSSVHRLIPWAGHTNFAASKGGVDLFMRSLVRAVSGEGIRVNAIAPAAIATAIHQAFVDDPEARDPLLTMIPYGRIGDVSDVAQAVVWLASDAADFVVGTTLLVDGGMSGSKQE; encoded by the coding sequence GTGTCCGGGTGGGCCCTGTGGACCGGACGCCAGCCATGTTCACCGGGGAGCGCTCCAAGACATACTGGCGGGCACTTAAGGCATTTTTTCCAATCCTTCAAGAACCAAACGGAGGCTGGTTCAGTCGGCGACATGAGTTCGGTCCATCGGCTCATCCCTTGGGCGGGGCATACCAATTTCGCGGCATCCAAGGGCGGGGTGGACCTGTTCATGCGCAGTCTCGTGCGGGCGGTGTCAGGCGAGGGGATTCGCGTCAACGCGATTGCGCCTGCCGCCATTGCCACGGCCATCCATCAGGCGTTCGTGGATGACCCGGAAGCGCGGGACCCACTTCTCACCATGATTCCCTACGGCCGCATCGGGGACGTGAGCGACGTCGCACAGGCGGTTGTGTGGCTCGCCAGCGATGCGGCGGACTTTGTCGTGGGCACGACGCTGTTGGTGGATGGCGGGATGTCTGGGTCCAAACAGGAATGA
- a CDS encoding LysR family transcriptional regulator: MINNLPSLRTFVRVVATGSLSAAARDMDLSVAMVSKRLTQLEEELGIRLLQRTTRKQVLTEEGALFHAEALRILAAIEQAEAVISGRTHAVEGTIRLSAPVEFGRQWVAPALAAFQKKHPKLRVQLELSDVLVDLLDANVDLAIRFGTLADSSLIASPLAPNFRVLCASAAYLKRCGTPQHPQELAHHACILIGHHARAAWVFDGDEPLSVEVVGTFVTNDGSAAHALALEGVGIVRKSIWDVGDDLAEGRLKQVLPAFVMPATPLNALYPSGRLLAPRVRALIDFLGARLRKAWRWDAMQSAAGQD, encoded by the coding sequence ATGATCAACAACCTGCCAAGCCTGCGCACCTTTGTACGGGTGGTGGCCACCGGAAGCCTGTCTGCGGCGGCGCGGGACATGGACCTCTCGGTGGCCATGGTCAGCAAGCGGCTGACTCAACTGGAGGAGGAACTGGGCATCCGTCTGCTGCAACGCACCACACGCAAGCAGGTGCTGACGGAGGAGGGTGCCCTGTTCCATGCCGAGGCGCTGCGCATTCTGGCCGCCATTGAACAGGCGGAGGCGGTGATCTCCGGCCGCACCCATGCGGTGGAGGGCACGATCCGGCTGAGTGCGCCCGTTGAGTTCGGTCGGCAGTGGGTGGCGCCGGCCCTGGCGGCGTTTCAGAAGAAGCACCCCAAATTGCGGGTGCAACTGGAGCTGTCAGACGTGCTGGTGGATCTGCTGGACGCCAATGTTGATCTGGCCATCCGGTTTGGAACGCTGGCGGATTCGTCGCTGATCGCCAGTCCACTCGCCCCCAACTTTCGGGTGTTGTGCGCCTCTGCGGCCTATCTGAAGCGTTGCGGCACCCCGCAGCACCCACAGGAGCTGGCCCACCATGCCTGCATCCTGATCGGCCATCACGCCCGCGCGGCCTGGGTGTTCGACGGAGATGAGCCCCTGTCGGTCGAGGTGGTGGGGACCTTCGTCACCAACGACGGCAGCGCCGCCCACGCGTTGGCACTGGAGGGCGTTGGCATTGTCCGCAAGTCCATCTGGGATGTCGGGGACGATCTCGCCGAAGGCCGGTTGAAGCAAGTGCTTCCCGCGTTTGTGATGCCTGCGACGCCGTTGAATGCGCTCTATCCGTCAGGCCGACTGCTGGCTCCGCGCGTACGGGCGCTGATTGATTTTCTCGGTGCCCGCCTGCGCAAGGCCTGGCGGTGGGATGCGATGCAGAGTGCCGCAGGTCAGGACTGA
- a CDS encoding DUF72 domain-containing protein codes for MTSDPTVPTSPPAPAGQVDLFGHPVMVPAGPTQAPTEQDPEGTPAPTAVAGTSPAKGRRRGGVLPASALESDLALAAALSPHIRIGTSSWSYPGWQGHVWAGEHSESVLSRQGLTAYAQHPLLRAVSIDRGFYQSLTASQFERYAHLVPEGFRFLVKAPSAVTDAVVRTEDGRGRQTNEAFLDPRLALGSFVEPALEGLGDKAGALVFQLSPLPLDMLARMSEQLDRLWRMLKAMPAPASRPTGAVLAVEVRDPEWLCPDLVALLKDTGACYCLGLHPKLPPIQEQLPLLRAMWPGPLVARWNLHRKHGPYGYEDAQRLYGRYDQMLDPDPDTRAVLAKVMQATAEAGHEVLVTVSNHAEGSAPLSARALAEAVRDRAQPAVDETCERGSAGTQS; via the coding sequence ATGACCTCGGATCCGACCGTGCCGACCTCACCGCCTGCCCCTGCCGGGCAGGTCGATCTGTTTGGGCATCCAGTGATGGTGCCGGCGGGCCCGACGCAGGCACCCACGGAGCAAGATCCGGAGGGCACACCAGCGCCGACGGCAGTGGCCGGAACCAGCCCCGCCAAAGGCCGGCGCCGTGGCGGCGTGTTGCCCGCATCCGCGCTGGAATCGGACCTGGCCCTGGCCGCTGCCTTGTCGCCGCACATCCGCATCGGGACGTCCTCCTGGAGTTATCCGGGCTGGCAGGGCCACGTGTGGGCGGGCGAGCACAGCGAGTCGGTCCTGTCCCGCCAGGGGTTGACGGCCTATGCCCAGCATCCGCTGCTGCGAGCGGTGAGCATCGACCGGGGGTTTTATCAGTCCCTCACGGCCAGCCAGTTCGAGCGGTATGCCCATCTGGTGCCGGAGGGCTTCCGCTTCCTGGTCAAGGCGCCCAGTGCCGTGACCGACGCGGTGGTGCGGACGGAAGACGGACGCGGACGGCAGACGAATGAGGCCTTCCTCGATCCCCGGCTGGCGCTGGGCAGTTTCGTGGAGCCTGCGTTGGAAGGGCTGGGCGACAAGGCGGGTGCCCTGGTCTTCCAGTTGAGCCCCCTGCCGCTGGACATGCTGGCGCGCATGTCGGAACAGCTGGACCGGCTGTGGCGGATGCTCAAGGCGATGCCTGCACCCGCGTCCCGGCCCACCGGGGCCGTGCTGGCGGTGGAAGTGCGGGATCCGGAATGGCTGTGTCCGGACCTGGTGGCCCTGTTGAAGGACACTGGCGCCTGCTACTGCCTGGGGCTGCATCCCAAGCTCCCCCCTATCCAGGAGCAACTGCCCCTGTTGCGAGCCATGTGGCCGGGGCCGCTGGTGGCGCGTTGGAACCTGCATCGCAAGCATGGGCCTTACGGATATGAGGACGCTCAGCGCCTGTATGGACGCTACGACCAGATGCTGGACCCCGATCCCGACACCCGGGCCGTCCTGGCCAAGGTGATGCAGGCGACCGCCGAGGCGGGGCATGAAGTGCTGGTGACCGTCTCGAATCACGCGGAGGGGTCGGCGCCATTGAGTGCCCGCGCGTTGGCCGAAGCAGTCCGGGACCGGGCGCAACCGGCCGTGGACGAAACCTGTGAACGGGGCTCCGCAGGAACTCAGTCCTGA
- the tadA gene encoding tRNA adenosine(34) deaminase TadA, with protein MTDFLSIPPPGAAPAAPVDPADEYAMRLALDQAQNAWLVGEVPVGAVIMRAGQIIATGYNRPITTHDPTAHAEIVALRHAAQLLGNYRLPECELFVTLEPCAMCAMAMMHARIKRVVFAAHDPKTGVAGSVLDLFAQKQLNHHTALVGGVLADPASQLLRQFFAERREAARQRREAQRAAERPDPLAMFRSPGPAPGAAGTDIPVGEAQYLPLDPDSSPTEPQP; from the coding sequence ATGACGGACTTTCTTTCGATTCCCCCGCCAGGCGCCGCTCCTGCGGCCCCGGTTGACCCCGCCGACGAGTACGCCATGCGGCTGGCCCTGGACCAGGCGCAGAACGCCTGGCTCGTGGGCGAAGTGCCGGTGGGCGCGGTGATCATGCGCGCTGGCCAGATCATCGCGACCGGCTACAACCGGCCCATCACCACCCACGACCCGACGGCTCATGCCGAGATCGTGGCGCTGCGTCACGCCGCCCAGTTGCTGGGCAACTACCGGCTGCCGGAGTGCGAGCTGTTTGTGACGCTGGAGCCTTGCGCCATGTGCGCCATGGCCATGATGCATGCGCGCATCAAGCGGGTGGTGTTTGCTGCCCACGACCCCAAAACCGGTGTTGCCGGTTCCGTGCTGGACCTGTTCGCGCAGAAGCAGCTGAATCACCACACGGCACTGGTCGGTGGTGTGCTGGCCGACCCGGCCTCGCAACTGCTGCGGCAGTTCTTCGCGGAACGCCGGGAAGCCGCACGCCAACGCCGCGAAGCCCAACGCGCGGCCGAGCGGCCCGACCCGCTGGCCATGTTCCGCTCACCCGGCCCCGCGCCGGGTGCCGCCGGCACCGATATCCCCGTGGGCGAGGCGCAGTACCTGCCCCTGGACCCTGATTCGTCCCCAACCGAGCCCCAGCCATGA
- a CDS encoding LD-carboxypeptidase: MSDLILYTPSGVLATTPPLRRAAKRLGALGFKVSIDEAATARHQRFAGDDDTRLAALHRVAKAAPDVALATRGGYGLTRLLDQLNWKLMGRSVEKGTRWVGQSDLTALQLGLLAHTQQVSWAGPLACDDFGRTEDEGGVDDITRDCFLEAMDGSLEAVGFRTEAGFDGLGVRGTLWGGNLAVLCSLLGTPHFPRIKGGLLFLEDVNEHPYRVERMLLQLQQAGVLDAQKAVILGCFSGWKKSPLDRGYNFKSCVEALRARCKVPVLTGLPFGHVPTKVCLPVGAKSELLVEGRDVFVAWGHVGHGHDHPHHAHDDSHGDRHDHGHAPHDGHDDHDDDHDHHHHGH, encoded by the coding sequence ATGAGCGACCTGATTCTCTACACCCCCTCCGGCGTTCTGGCCACCACCCCACCGCTGCGCCGTGCAGCCAAGCGCCTGGGTGCGCTGGGCTTCAAGGTCTCGATCGACGAAGCGGCCACCGCCAGACATCAGCGATTTGCGGGCGATGACGACACCCGCCTGGCGGCCTTGCACCGGGTGGCCAAGGCGGCGCCGGACGTGGCCCTCGCCACTCGGGGCGGCTATGGCCTGACCCGGCTGCTGGACCAGTTGAACTGGAAACTGATGGGCCGCAGCGTGGAGAAGGGCACCCGCTGGGTGGGGCAGAGCGATCTGACCGCGCTGCAGCTGGGCCTGCTGGCCCACACCCAGCAGGTGAGCTGGGCGGGCCCGCTGGCCTGTGATGACTTCGGCCGCACCGAAGACGAGGGCGGCGTGGACGACATCACCCGCGACTGCTTCCTGGAAGCCATGGACGGTTCGCTGGAAGCCGTGGGCTTCCGCACCGAGGCCGGTTTTGATGGCCTGGGCGTGCGCGGTACGCTGTGGGGCGGCAACCTGGCCGTGCTGTGCTCGCTGCTGGGGACCCCGCATTTCCCGCGCATCAAGGGCGGCCTGTTGTTCCTGGAGGATGTGAACGAGCATCCCTACCGGGTCGAACGCATGCTGCTGCAGTTGCAGCAGGCCGGTGTGCTGGATGCCCAGAAGGCCGTGATTCTGGGCTGCTTCAGCGGCTGGAAGAAGTCGCCGCTCGACCGGGGCTACAACTTCAAGAGCTGCGTCGAGGCATTACGTGCCCGCTGCAAGGTGCCGGTGCTCACCGGCCTGCCGTTCGGCCACGTGCCCACCAAGGTCTGCCTGCCGGTGGGCGCCAAGAGCGAGTTGCTGGTGGAGGGCCGGGACGTGTTTGTGGCCTGGGGGCATGTGGGGCATGGGCATGACCATCCCCATCATGCGCATGACGACTCGCACGGGGACCGGCATGACCACGGTCACGCCCCTCACGACGGTCATGACGACCACGACGATGACCACGACCATCACCACCACGGTCATTGA
- a CDS encoding ABC transporter substrate-binding protein, with amino-acid sequence MSSGRWSEGFGGLLGLARRMLALGTAVLLIGLLGACNNSPYWAGAGKENTLFISFDERSPRYLDPTASYTAPEGVYVYQITEPLYGYHYLKRPYQLIPRAAAEVVHPYYLDHKGERLPDNAPADQIAQSVYEVPIRPGVMYAPSPAFAKDAQGQYLYHHLTPAQLGSKRSPWEFEHQGTRELVADDFVYALKRHATPRIEAPIFGLFSERVLGLKDYGELIRKENAKLLQGLPESTKDKPFLDFRKWPLAGAEAVNPHLLRIRIKGKYPQWSYWMATSFLSPIPWEVDAFYAQPGMAEHGLSWNQWPVGTGPFMMTEYQQDRRHVMSRNPNYHLDTYPCEGSEADRAAGLLADCGKRVPFVDKVVATLVKERVPRKELFKQGYLDVPDLERGDWGVEFTADQSDSDEVAAFFQQRGFKFPRDTDPNSWYLGFNWLDPVVGKGHTPQQQERNRKLRQALSIAIDWEEGYGKIFKNRGGVAGYGPVPPGVFGSREAKPGYFNPVTHKLVDGKVVRRSLEEARQLMVEAGYPDGRDATTGQPLVLNYDFMRTVTPEVKAENDWMVKQFAKLGIQLDVRATDYNQFQEKVRQGKHQIFWWGWFADYPDAENFLFLLYGPNSKSLHEGENSANYQNDEYDKLFRTMQTLEDGPEKQQVIDRMLEIVQKDAPWAWGYWPYTGQAFQHWVYNGKPSIVVRDPVRFYRLDAAERARQQAAWNSPVWWPLVVLVLGALAIVWATRRSFMARETATARGTAAAPGGAD; translated from the coding sequence ATGTCGTCGGGACGGTGGAGTGAGGGATTCGGCGGGCTGTTGGGCCTGGCCCGGCGGATGTTGGCCCTGGGCACGGCCGTCCTGCTGATCGGGCTGCTGGGCGCCTGCAATAACAGCCCGTACTGGGCCGGTGCCGGCAAGGAAAACACGCTGTTCATCTCCTTTGATGAACGCTCCCCGCGCTACCTGGACCCGACCGCCTCTTACACGGCGCCGGAAGGCGTCTACGTCTACCAGATCACCGAGCCGCTCTACGGCTACCACTACCTCAAGCGCCCGTATCAGCTGATTCCACGCGCGGCCGCCGAGGTGGTGCATCCCTATTACCTGGACCACAAGGGCGAACGCCTGCCAGACAACGCGCCGGCAGACCAGATCGCCCAGAGCGTGTATGAAGTGCCCATCCGCCCTGGTGTGATGTATGCGCCCAGCCCCGCCTTTGCCAAGGACGCGCAGGGGCAGTATCTCTATCACCACCTGACCCCTGCACAACTGGGCAGCAAGCGCTCGCCGTGGGAGTTCGAGCACCAGGGCACTCGCGAGCTGGTGGCGGATGACTTCGTTTATGCACTCAAGCGCCATGCCACGCCGCGCATCGAAGCACCGATCTTCGGCCTGTTTTCCGAACGCGTGCTGGGCCTGAAGGACTATGGCGAGCTGATCCGCAAGGAAAACGCCAAGCTGCTGCAGGGCCTGCCGGAAAGCACCAAGGACAAACCCTTCCTCGACTTCCGCAAGTGGCCGCTGGCCGGAGCGGAAGCCGTCAATCCGCATCTGCTGCGGATCCGCATCAAGGGTAAATATCCGCAGTGGTCGTACTGGATGGCGACCAGCTTCCTGTCCCCGATCCCCTGGGAGGTTGATGCCTTCTATGCCCAGCCGGGCATGGCCGAGCATGGCCTCTCCTGGAATCAGTGGCCGGTGGGCACCGGGCCTTTCATGATGACGGAGTACCAGCAGGACCGTCGGCATGTGATGTCCCGCAACCCCAACTATCACCTCGACACCTACCCCTGCGAGGGCAGCGAAGCCGACCGCGCAGCAGGCCTGCTGGCGGACTGCGGCAAGCGTGTGCCCTTTGTGGACAAGGTGGTGGCGACGCTGGTGAAGGAACGGGTGCCGCGCAAGGAGCTTTTTAAGCAAGGCTATCTGGACGTCCCTGACCTGGAGCGTGGCGACTGGGGCGTGGAGTTCACCGCCGACCAGAGCGACTCCGATGAGGTGGCCGCCTTTTTCCAGCAGCGCGGCTTCAAGTTCCCGCGTGATACCGACCCCAACAGTTGGTATCTCGGGTTCAACTGGTTGGACCCGGTCGTCGGCAAGGGCCATACGCCGCAGCAGCAGGAGCGCAACCGCAAGCTCCGCCAGGCGCTGTCGATTGCCATCGACTGGGAAGAAGGCTACGGGAAGATCTTCAAGAACCGCGGGGGCGTGGCCGGCTATGGGCCTGTACCGCCCGGCGTGTTCGGCTCACGCGAGGCCAAGCCGGGTTACTTCAACCCGGTCACGCACAAGCTGGTGGATGGCAAGGTGGTGCGCCGCTCCCTGGAAGAGGCTCGCCAGCTGATGGTGGAAGCCGGTTATCCCGATGGGCGCGACGCCACCACCGGCCAGCCGCTGGTGCTGAACTACGACTTCATGCGCACGGTCACGCCCGAGGTGAAGGCGGAAAACGACTGGATGGTCAAGCAGTTCGCCAAGCTGGGCATCCAGCTGGATGTGCGGGCGACCGACTACAACCAGTTCCAGGAAAAGGTGCGTCAAGGCAAGCATCAGATCTTCTGGTGGGGTTGGTTTGCCGACTATCCGGATGCGGAGAACTTCCTCTTCCTGCTGTACGGACCCAACAGCAAGTCGCTGCATGAAGGCGAAAACTCCGCCAACTACCAGAACGACGAATACGACAAGCTCTTCAGGACCATGCAGACGCTGGAGGATGGGCCCGAGAAGCAGCAGGTGATCGACCGCATGCTCGAGATCGTGCAGAAAGACGCGCCCTGGGCCTGGGGCTACTGGCCTTACACCGGCCAGGCCTTCCAGCACTGGGTCTACAACGGCAAGCCCAGCATCGTGGTGCGGGACCCGGTGCGCTTCTACCGGCTGGATGCCGCCGAGCGGGCGCGCCAGCAGGCCGCCTGGAACAGCCCCGTGTGGTGGCCGCTGGTGGTGCTGGTGCTGGGGGCGCTGGCCATTGTCTGGGCCACTCGTCGCAGTTTCATGGCCCGGGAGACCGCCACCGCGCGCGGCACGGCCGCTGCCCCCGGAGGGGCTGACTGA